A section of the Roseivirga sp. BDSF3-8 genome encodes:
- a CDS encoding amino acid adenylation domain-containing protein, with protein MDKDIAIIGMSGRFPEAASLEAFFQNLAEGKDSIRMLSEDRIKHTTLAKGRQYKPFAYLEDIDCFDHDFFGISYGEAKYIDPHQRLILEVAYQAMADAGYSLKDMNGSDTSIYIGDTAQNYYRLAEEYDPAIVTGNLNAATAGRVARAFNLRGTAMMVDTACSSSLVALQLACNDLILGNCSQALVGAVKLFLFPDEESEENGIGITSGDGKTRSFSADATGTGLGEAVCSVMLKPLDKAREDNDRVYAVIKGMAANQDGQLSANLSAPDSVAQSEVLLKAWKKAGINPEALGYIEAHGTATNLGDPIEAKGLNLAFSRVTNRKQFCALSALKSNIGHTDTAAGLAGLIKAALSLYHKKLLPTLHFSEPNHFIDFIGGPVYINRELKDWPAQDLPRQAGVSSFGISGTNVHVVLEEAKLAPFSQENTARLAFPFSAKNPEALQHILTDMGAFLIGNQGVNLNDLSYTLSRRRTHFPNRVAVAASSVAELVDKLKSKTIPEEEASPAEKLFFTFSGSGVVEEEYLREFLEDDSFREAYHKCLAGSAENENLRLFAFQYALYHLMLSQGIRTKFLMGEGIGELVVDAIQKESKLSVILKQVETYTGETDPALSSRLEKFLSANADGSILFVEMAPRGTIGHILAGLSEKSDNAAVLLPDEGRAALQAGLFEQGFDVDFTTEGNVISLPPYPFIKNRCWIKDSHRGEVEAWLHRFAWTPQALTEAPEPISGGTFLLFEDEEGLSDRLAVALESHGNTCLKVSGGITFEQNGPSFVIRPESEEDYTRLAKEIADQEITLDGIIHAGSFRTQTGLQSENLEENLLGTVYSLFFIAKAFHHHLQKGGFRFVAISSQAEAVHAGEEVSLSNAMSGGFLRSLLSDYPQLSVSGIDIGAAITGQQAADYIIDEIGHEEQIRFSAYREHTRYVPLIAPVTVQENRDLLVFQSEETYLVTGGAAGIGHAIARYIAAQAACTLIIIGRTDLGYGTEWKNGPVTERKRNLQQLEEAGAHIYYYTSDLSDKSQMKLAFDQIRTDHEKIDGIAHVAGVPHRWVDLTDKTLQDFRHVMGPKVAGSLLLHEYTAGDNLRFFALFSSLNSRVPQKLSTDYTVANDFEDLFAHHLQSKGVPAVSIGWPGWLETGMSADSAKQAENDPLPVNFLTNEEGTLAFHYAISGTAANVGVADADLESFKVNPFFKIGGSTEETSKRDKGSLREELEGTEAIVAGTWNEVLQKENLSREDNFFQAGGHSLIGARIINKLNAQLGLALSFRDMYEYPTIAALSAYIESLQGNEKATAQQQTEMTVLPEQADYEVSPGQRRLWFLYRLDPYGSSYNIPAEFEIGEKADPEIVQKALSEVINRHESLRTTFRDQDGEPRQVIHSSKTVRWKLKVDNIHTEDDPEAAYHRLSSVDLQTPFDLEHGPLFRARLIHTQAHSSLLMLTLHHVIADGISLEILKRDLHEAYAALKAGHSPGFSPLPLQYKEYAAWVNRRLADDHDGLLRKYWLNKLSGQLSPLDLPFDYPLRNAVTNRGAMFRTAIPSEVLEPLKKLAERYSTSLFTVLISGFSILLQRICNQKDIIIGTPVAGRNHEELQGLVGFFLNTVMLRVAVDDQGSFENHLKAVRQTVMDGLDHQEYPFEKIVAELDVPRDINRFPVSSVFFNMMNYSEEEARTIDLFDSFHRPLDIIMNFDIDFYAYEYTNGLEFHCMYKQELFSRETISYLVEEYINLLSHAIQSPLTPVGQLNGLAPVKNTQATGIPELPYEPILKVEGTLVSHFEEFAAATPNAIALSMDGSRMTYKELNEAANRLAYHIQENEVGQQKTIALLVGHSIEMIVALLAVLKSGNAYVPLDPMHPASRLKFILSDAECEGIISDDQHNEYALQIGGGLPVWNIKDVPPSTPSANPGIDISRESRAYILYTSGSTGTPKGVVQWHRNVLHFISAYTNNLRISSADRLSLLPVYSFDAAVMDICAALLNGATLCPYDMRGGEGLYGLSDFLQVEKITVLHMVPTLFRQWAGENAASAACETVRLVVLGGEACLKTDFDYFRSFFPRTAYFVNGLGPTESTVTLQYIVPYDTTITLPKMPVGYPVEDTIAAVIREDGSEACTYESGELVFKSHYLSPGYQNASELTAAAFTHQENGLRTYRTGDFAKKLPDGKIIFEGRKDKQLKVNGNRVEAGEVEAAIRRYLPACKDCVFTVDNKGGSDRLIAYLVADGVNTSVLQGRLREALPPYMIPALFIFLDKLPVNLNGKVDHKKLPEPATVAAAEGGHIAPVTDMEKRVAALFASLTGKEKAGATDSFFAIGGDSLKAMKLVSRLRKELEADIDLKEIFTHPEVRSLAAYLESAGKGRFVIDPAPERALYPVVPEQKSIWLEDRLKAGQYVNHLMRIFHFEGDIDMSLFNKALKAVVDRHEILRTTFVFRDNELYQKIHPTEAPLDVLSQVDLRSKEDDLDAVVGAAFHERMDMETGPLWRIVIIRLDAQRFVIVLVLHHIIADRKSIEILFEELSTSYLKMKEGTQMPLKPLDIQFKDYVEWYSRQVSGAKGESMKNFWRQYLGDEPDGRNNLADRSPSSPHEYVTKSVQIVLPRKVAEDINGLSGKMGCGPFTLLLTAVKVVLYRYTGRKNITIGTPISLRTMPGLEDQIGLYVNNPPCRTMIRGELNMTEAIMNVHHSLLQVYKHQYYPFSQILDAVRADRTPGKFPLYNTIVLYNAVDNDEKPGEAQDEQQTVNDIDITINNTIIDLRIVFTAFEGGLHVNIDYNNALFSEELMTGFKDAIEYVIGSILADPYITINNLELGSQAEQPAPAEGEFEDQFDFDF; from the coding sequence ATGGATAAAGATATTGCCATAATCGGTATGTCGGGAAGGTTTCCCGAAGCAGCATCACTGGAAGCGTTTTTCCAAAACCTTGCAGAAGGGAAGGATAGTATCCGGATGCTATCGGAAGACCGGATAAAGCATACCACTCTGGCGAAAGGCAGGCAGTATAAACCGTTTGCTTACCTGGAGGATATCGACTGCTTCGACCATGACTTTTTCGGTATTTCATATGGCGAGGCAAAGTATATCGATCCTCATCAGCGACTGATTTTGGAAGTAGCTTACCAGGCTATGGCCGATGCCGGATACAGCCTGAAGGACATGAATGGGTCAGACACCTCTATCTACATCGGAGATACCGCTCAGAATTACTACCGCCTGGCTGAGGAATACGATCCGGCTATAGTAACCGGCAATCTCAATGCTGCTACGGCTGGCCGTGTGGCCCGTGCCTTTAACCTGCGTGGCACGGCTATGATGGTGGATACGGCTTGTTCTTCATCATTAGTAGCCCTGCAACTGGCCTGTAACGATCTGATCTTAGGTAATTGCAGCCAGGCATTAGTAGGAGCGGTGAAGCTTTTTCTTTTCCCGGATGAAGAAAGTGAAGAGAATGGCATCGGCATAACTTCCGGAGATGGGAAGACACGTTCTTTCTCTGCAGATGCTACCGGTACGGGACTAGGCGAGGCCGTTTGTAGTGTGATGCTGAAGCCTTTGGATAAAGCCCGGGAAGATAACGACCGGGTCTACGCTGTTATCAAAGGCATGGCGGCTAACCAGGATGGGCAGCTTTCGGCTAATCTCTCTGCGCCTGACAGTGTGGCCCAGTCTGAAGTACTGCTAAAGGCCTGGAAAAAGGCGGGTATAAACCCCGAGGCACTTGGCTACATCGAAGCACACGGTACGGCTACCAACCTGGGAGACCCTATAGAAGCGAAAGGCCTCAATCTGGCTTTTTCACGAGTCACCAACCGGAAACAATTTTGTGCGCTCTCTGCCTTAAAATCAAATATCGGGCATACCGACACGGCTGCTGGTCTGGCCGGTCTGATCAAAGCGGCTCTCTCCCTGTATCATAAAAAACTACTGCCTACGCTTCACTTTTCTGAGCCTAATCACTTCATCGACTTTATAGGCGGGCCGGTATACATAAACAGGGAGTTAAAAGACTGGCCGGCCCAGGACCTTCCCCGGCAGGCGGGAGTCAGCTCTTTTGGCATTTCCGGCACCAATGTCCATGTCGTACTTGAGGAAGCAAAACTGGCTCCCTTCTCACAGGAAAATACGGCCCGGCTGGCCTTTCCATTTTCAGCCAAAAATCCGGAAGCTTTGCAGCATATACTCACGGATATGGGTGCATTTCTGATTGGCAACCAGGGTGTTAATCTGAATGACCTGAGTTATACCCTGTCCCGGAGAAGAACACACTTTCCTAATCGTGTAGCCGTTGCCGCCTCTTCTGTAGCCGAACTGGTGGATAAATTAAAGAGTAAAACTATACCGGAAGAAGAGGCCTCTCCGGCTGAAAAATTATTCTTTACCTTCTCCGGTAGTGGTGTGGTAGAAGAAGAGTATCTACGGGAGTTCTTAGAAGATGACAGCTTCCGGGAGGCTTACCACAAGTGCCTGGCCGGGTCTGCCGAAAATGAGAATCTTCGTCTATTTGCTTTTCAGTACGCCCTTTATCACCTGATGCTATCACAAGGCATCCGGACAAAATTCCTGATGGGGGAGGGTATCGGTGAGCTCGTAGTGGATGCCATCCAGAAGGAAAGTAAACTGTCCGTCATTCTGAAGCAGGTTGAGACCTACACCGGAGAAACAGACCCGGCACTAAGTAGCAGGCTGGAAAAATTCCTCTCAGCCAATGCAGACGGCTCTATACTTTTTGTGGAAATGGCTCCCCGGGGAACAATCGGACACATATTGGCTGGCCTTTCGGAAAAATCGGACAATGCAGCCGTTTTGCTTCCTGACGAAGGACGCGCCGCTTTGCAGGCCGGTCTGTTTGAGCAAGGGTTCGATGTGGACTTTACTACTGAAGGGAACGTAATTTCTCTGCCGCCTTACCCTTTTATTAAAAACCGTTGCTGGATAAAAGATAGCCACAGGGGAGAGGTGGAAGCCTGGCTGCACCGTTTTGCATGGACACCGCAGGCCTTAACTGAAGCTCCGGAGCCTATTTCCGGTGGTACCTTCCTGCTTTTTGAGGATGAGGAGGGCTTAAGCGACAGGCTGGCAGTAGCACTCGAAAGCCATGGGAATACGTGCCTGAAAGTGAGTGGAGGCATTACCTTTGAGCAAAATGGACCGTCCTTTGTCATAAGGCCGGAAAGTGAGGAGGATTACACCAGGCTGGCAAAGGAGATAGCCGATCAGGAAATCACCCTGGATGGCATCATTCATGCCGGTAGCTTCAGAACTCAAACAGGCCTTCAGTCAGAAAACCTTGAAGAGAACCTGCTGGGGACCGTTTATTCCCTCTTTTTCATAGCCAAAGCCTTCCACCATCACCTGCAAAAGGGAGGGTTTCGCTTTGTAGCCATCAGTTCACAGGCAGAGGCAGTACATGCCGGAGAGGAGGTCAGCCTGTCAAATGCCATGAGCGGCGGTTTCTTACGGAGTTTGCTTAGTGATTACCCGCAGCTTTCCGTGTCCGGCATCGATATCGGTGCAGCCATTACGGGCCAGCAGGCTGCCGATTATATAATCGATGAGATAGGGCATGAAGAGCAGATCCGGTTCTCTGCCTATCGTGAACATACGCGCTACGTACCCCTTATTGCCCCGGTTACGGTTCAGGAAAACAGGGATCTGCTCGTCTTTCAGTCTGAGGAAACCTACCTGGTTACCGGGGGGGCGGCAGGGATAGGCCATGCCATTGCCCGTTATATAGCCGCCCAGGCTGCCTGTACCCTTATCATCATAGGCCGCACAGACCTTGGGTATGGTACCGAATGGAAGAACGGTCCTGTCACTGAGCGTAAACGTAATCTTCAGCAACTGGAAGAAGCAGGCGCCCACATATACTATTACACTTCGGATCTGTCGGATAAGAGCCAAATGAAGCTGGCTTTTGACCAAATCAGAACCGACCATGAGAAAATTGACGGAATAGCACATGTGGCAGGTGTACCGCATCGCTGGGTTGACCTCACTGATAAAACCCTGCAGGATTTCAGGCACGTAATGGGGCCTAAAGTAGCCGGTTCTCTACTTCTTCATGAGTATACCGCTGGAGATAACCTCCGCTTTTTTGCCCTCTTTAGTTCTCTGAATTCCCGCGTACCCCAAAAGCTGAGCACAGACTACACGGTGGCCAATGATTTTGAAGACCTGTTTGCCCACCATCTGCAGAGCAAAGGTGTGCCCGCCGTATCCATCGGCTGGCCGGGCTGGCTGGAAACGGGCATGTCTGCCGATAGCGCGAAACAGGCAGAAAACGACCCGCTTCCTGTAAATTTTCTTACTAACGAAGAGGGCACACTGGCCTTTCATTATGCCATTTCAGGAACGGCCGCCAATGTAGGCGTAGCGGATGCAGACCTGGAAAGCTTTAAGGTTAACCCCTTCTTCAAGATCGGAGGGAGCACTGAAGAAACCAGCAAACGGGATAAAGGCAGCTTACGTGAAGAGCTGGAGGGTACAGAGGCCATAGTGGCCGGCACGTGGAATGAGGTATTGCAAAAAGAGAATCTGTCGCGCGAAGACAACTTCTTCCAGGCCGGTGGGCATTCCCTTATTGGTGCCAGGATCATCAATAAGCTCAATGCGCAATTGGGTCTGGCCCTTTCATTCCGGGATATGTACGAATATCCTACCATAGCAGCCCTTTCAGCTTACATTGAGTCCCTGCAAGGAAATGAAAAAGCCACAGCTCAGCAGCAAACGGAGATGACGGTGCTGCCGGAACAGGCCGATTATGAAGTATCTCCCGGGCAGCGGAGGTTATGGTTTCTGTACAGGCTCGATCCTTATGGCAGCTCTTATAATATCCCTGCAGAGTTTGAGATAGGAGAAAAGGCAGATCCTGAGATAGTTCAAAAAGCTTTATCAGAGGTTATAAACCGGCACGAAAGTCTCCGGACCACATTTCGCGACCAGGATGGTGAACCCAGGCAGGTGATCCATTCATCCAAGACCGTTCGCTGGAAACTGAAAGTAGACAACATACATACTGAGGATGATCCGGAGGCAGCCTATCACCGCTTAAGCAGCGTCGATCTGCAAACTCCGTTTGACCTGGAGCACGGCCCACTGTTTAGGGCACGGCTAATCCATACGCAAGCCCATAGCAGTCTCCTTATGCTTACCCTGCACCACGTCATTGCAGACGGCATTTCCCTGGAGATACTTAAGAGAGACCTGCACGAAGCTTATGCCGCTTTGAAGGCTGGTCATTCACCCGGCTTTTCTCCGCTGCCCCTGCAATATAAAGAGTATGCTGCCTGGGTAAACAGACGCTTAGCCGATGATCATGATGGCTTGCTTCGCAAGTACTGGTTGAATAAGTTATCCGGACAACTCTCTCCTTTAGACCTGCCTTTTGACTACCCGCTGCGAAACGCTGTTACTAACCGGGGCGCTATGTTCAGGACAGCCATACCTTCGGAGGTATTGGAGCCATTGAAAAAACTGGCAGAGAGGTATTCTACCAGCCTGTTTACGGTGCTCATCAGTGGCTTCAGCATACTGCTGCAGCGCATTTGTAACCAAAAAGACATTATCATCGGAACCCCGGTGGCCGGCCGCAATCATGAAGAACTGCAAGGTTTAGTTGGCTTCTTTCTCAATACCGTGATGCTCAGAGTAGCGGTAGATGACCAGGGGTCTTTTGAAAATCACCTGAAAGCCGTCCGCCAGACGGTGATGGACGGCCTGGACCACCAGGAATACCCCTTTGAAAAGATTGTCGCTGAGCTGGATGTCCCTCGTGACATTAACCGTTTTCCCGTAAGCTCGGTATTTTTCAATATGATGAACTACAGTGAGGAGGAAGCCCGGACTATCGATCTGTTCGACAGTTTTCACCGTCCGCTGGACATCATCATGAATTTCGATATCGATTTTTATGCGTATGAATACACTAACGGGCTGGAATTTCACTGCATGTACAAGCAGGAACTGTTCAGCAGGGAAACGATATCTTATCTGGTAGAAGAATATATAAACCTACTCTCCCATGCAATACAATCACCCTTAACGCCCGTAGGGCAGTTAAACGGCCTGGCTCCGGTGAAAAATACACAAGCTACCGGTATACCAGAACTGCCATATGAGCCCATTTTGAAAGTAGAGGGTACACTAGTCAGCCATTTTGAGGAGTTTGCGGCAGCTACACCAAATGCCATCGCACTGTCTATGGACGGCAGCCGCATGACCTATAAGGAACTGAATGAAGCCGCTAACCGGCTGGCTTATCATATTCAGGAAAACGAAGTGGGGCAGCAAAAAACCATTGCCCTGCTAGTAGGGCATTCTATAGAGATGATAGTCGCCTTACTGGCTGTCTTAAAATCCGGTAATGCCTATGTTCCCCTGGATCCGATGCACCCTGCATCCAGATTAAAGTTTATCTTGTCCGATGCAGAATGTGAGGGCATTATATCTGACGATCAGCATAATGAATACGCCCTGCAGATAGGTGGCGGTTTGCCGGTATGGAACATAAAGGATGTGCCACCATCCACACCCTCAGCTAATCCCGGCATCGATATTAGCAGGGAAAGCAGGGCTTACATCCTGTATACTTCCGGTAGCACAGGTACCCCCAAGGGTGTAGTGCAGTGGCACCGCAATGTGCTTCATTTCATATCCGCTTATACAAATAACCTAAGGATAAGCTCTGCTGATAGGCTAAGTCTGCTACCCGTCTACTCCTTTGATGCAGCCGTGATGGATATTTGCGCCGCTTTACTAAATGGTGCGACCCTCTGCCCCTATGATATGCGGGGAGGAGAAGGCCTGTACGGGCTAAGCGATTTCCTCCAAGTAGAAAAGATAACCGTTCTCCATATGGTCCCCACCCTTTTTCGTCAGTGGGCCGGGGAAAATGCTGCCTCTGCGGCATGCGAAACGGTGAGGCTGGTCGTATTGGGAGGTGAGGCTTGTCTTAAAACGGATTTTGATTATTTCAGAAGCTTTTTCCCCCGGACAGCCTACTTTGTCAACGGCCTAGGGCCTACGGAGAGTACGGTGACTCTGCAGTACATAGTGCCCTATGATACGACGATTACACTCCCCAAGATGCCGGTTGGTTACCCTGTGGAGGATACCATTGCAGCGGTAATAAGAGAAGATGGAAGCGAAGCCTGCACCTACGAATCCGGCGAATTGGTTTTCAAAAGTCATTACCTTTCACCCGGTTATCAGAATGCATCTGAGCTCACTGCTGCTGCATTTACTCATCAGGAAAATGGCCTGCGCACCTATCGGACAGGCGACTTCGCAAAAAAGCTTCCCGATGGCAAAATCATCTTCGAAGGAAGAAAAGATAAACAGCTTAAGGTAAACGGTAATCGTGTAGAAGCGGGAGAGGTGGAAGCAGCAATCCGGCGGTACCTGCCAGCTTGTAAAGATTGCGTCTTTACGGTAGACAATAAGGGAGGTAGTGACCGGCTCATCGCCTATTTGGTAGCGGATGGAGTAAACACCTCCGTGCTACAGGGCCGTTTGCGTGAAGCTTTACCTCCTTATATGATCCCTGCACTGTTTATTTTCCTGGATAAGTTACCCGTAAACCTCAACGGAAAGGTGGACCACAAAAAGCTGCCTGAACCTGCTACCGTGGCTGCAGCAGAAGGAGGGCATATAGCCCCTGTGACGGATATGGAAAAAAGAGTGGCGGCTCTTTTCGCAAGCCTTACCGGCAAAGAAAAAGCAGGCGCAACCGATAGCTTTTTCGCTATAGGCGGAGATTCTTTAAAAGCAATGAAGCTCGTTTCCAGGCTACGGAAGGAACTGGAAGCAGACATTGACCTGAAGGAGATCTTTACCCACCCGGAGGTCCGTTCCCTTGCAGCCTATCTTGAATCTGCAGGCAAAGGCCGGTTTGTAATAGACCCTGCCCCTGAAAGAGCGCTGTATCCCGTGGTGCCCGAGCAAAAGAGCATCTGGCTGGAAGACCGGCTTAAGGCAGGCCAGTATGTCAATCATCTGATGCGCATATTTCACTTTGAGGGTGATATAGACATGAGCCTTTTTAATAAGGCCCTTAAAGCAGTGGTCGACCGGCATGAAATCTTACGAACCACCTTTGTCTTCCGGGATAATGAATTATACCAAAAAATTCATCCAACGGAAGCCCCTTTGGACGTGCTTAGCCAAGTTGATCTGAGGAGTAAGGAAGATGATTTGGATGCTGTAGTAGGCGCTGCATTTCATGAAAGAATGGACATGGAAACCGGCCCCTTATGGCGTATTGTCATTATCAGGCTGGATGCTCAGCGTTTTGTAATCGTCCTTGTCCTGCATCACATTATAGCTGACCGTAAGTCTATAGAAATCCTTTTTGAAGAGCTATCCACCTCTTATCTGAAGATGAAAGAGGGAACACAAATGCCTTTAAAGCCTCTGGATATTCAGTTTAAGGACTATGTAGAGTGGTATAGCCGCCAGGTAAGCGGGGCAAAAGGAGAGTCGATGAAGAACTTCTGGAGGCAGTACCTGGGTGACGAACCGGATGGCAGAAACAACCTGGCTGACCGTAGCCCTTCCTCTCCGCATGAATACGTCACTAAGAGTGTGCAAATAGTTCTGCCCCGTAAAGTGGCTGAGGACATCAATGGATTAAGTGGTAAAATGGGGTGTGGACCCTTTACACTACTCCTTACGGCGGTTAAAGTGGTGCTGTATCGTTACACAGGCAGGAAAAACATCACCATTGGCACCCCCATTTCTCTGAGAACCATGCCCGGGCTGGAAGACCAGATAGGCCTTTATGTCAATAATCCTCCCTGCAGGACTATGATAAGAGGAGAGCTGAACATGACGGAGGCCATCATGAATGTTCATCATAGTCTATTGCAGGTATATAAACACCAGTATTACCCTTTCAGCCAAATATTGGATGCGGTGAGGGCCGACAGGACTCCTGGCAAGTTCCCGCTATATAATACGATAGTCCTATATAATGCAGTTGATAATGATGAGAAACCCGGTGAGGCACAAGATGAACAGCAGACTGTGAATGATATTGATATCACTATCAATAATACCATAATAGACCTACGTATAGTATTTACCGCTTTCGAAGGCGGGCTACATGTGAATATAGATTATAATAATGCCCTGTTTAGCGAGGAACTGATGACAGGGTTTAAAGACGCTATAGAGTATGTCATTGGCAGTATTCTGGCCGACCCATATATCACTATTAATAATCTTGAACTCGGCAGTCAGGCAGAGCAACCTGCTCCGGCAGAAGGTGAATTTGAAGACCAGTTTGACTTTGACTTTTAG
- a CDS encoding FAD-dependent oxidoreductase, with translation MATDQLKICIVGAGLTGSLLALYLAKRGLKSVIYEKRPDFRNISPDRNRTIAMSLSERGWHALKEVDMLETVQKIGAPKYGRATYRMEGTPMLQHYGKSHQAIYTVNRRDLNNLLLEKAESTGMIDFHFEHICTDINFETNTIDVQDKANGSASQETFDYIFGADGGLSSVREIMERNTDHSFKTQILSCAYKELEMPPLDTVSEKVLLDYLHIWVSRHAFIMAQMCCDGSFISTLFNDLQGTYSFNQIRTDEDVVSYFNTSFPSLKKYIPDILSQYFINPTSNIHTVECPRWNYRDRSLLIGDAAHAMAPFYGMGMNTCFEDCSIFNALLDEFDGHMGRAITQFTSRRKEDADLMARLSLKNFDSITASIAPTYDAKWKLERLIAEHYPELFTPQYVLIAFTRMPISQVIRKAENQNRMIENILKDAHPDIFTDRKILEQSLEQYFVEVRQ, from the coding sequence ATGGCAACAGATCAGCTTAAGATATGCATAGTAGGTGCCGGGCTTACCGGTTCACTGCTGGCCTTATACCTGGCTAAACGAGGCCTCAAATCCGTGATCTATGAAAAGCGGCCCGACTTCCGGAATATCAGCCCGGACCGTAACCGGACCATAGCCATGTCCCTTAGCGAACGTGGCTGGCATGCGCTTAAGGAGGTGGATATGCTGGAAACCGTACAGAAGATCGGAGCTCCCAAATACGGCCGGGCTACTTACCGTATGGAGGGTACCCCCATGTTGCAGCACTACGGTAAATCCCACCAGGCTATCTATACCGTAAACCGCCGGGATCTGAACAATCTGCTTTTGGAAAAGGCCGAGAGCACGGGCATGATCGACTTTCACTTCGAGCACATCTGTACCGATATCAATTTTGAAACCAATACCATAGATGTGCAGGATAAGGCCAATGGCTCAGCCAGTCAGGAAACCTTTGACTATATTTTTGGTGCTGACGGGGGGCTGTCTTCCGTGCGTGAAATTATGGAGCGTAACACCGACCATAGTTTCAAGACACAGATACTCAGTTGTGCCTATAAAGAACTGGAAATGCCCCCACTGGATACAGTCAGTGAAAAGGTACTGCTGGACTACCTGCATATTTGGGTAAGCAGACATGCCTTCATCATGGCCCAGATGTGCTGTGACGGTTCATTTATTTCCACCTTATTCAATGATCTGCAAGGCACGTATTCATTCAACCAGATCCGTACTGACGAAGATGTGGTAAGCTACTTCAATACCAGTTTCCCTAGTCTTAAAAAGTACATTCCTGATATCCTCAGTCAGTATTTTATAAATCCTACTTCCAATATTCATACGGTGGAGTGCCCCCGATGGAATTACCGTGACCGCTCCCTGCTGATCGGGGATGCGGCTCATGCCATGGCACCTTTTTACGGAATGGGTATGAACACCTGCTTTGAGGATTGCAGTATTTTCAATGCCCTGCTGGATGAGTTCGATGGCCACATGGGCCGGGCGATCACGCAGTTTACCAGTCGCCGTAAGGAGGATGCCGACCTGATGGCCAGGCTTTCACTGAAAAATTTCGATAGCATTACGGCCAGTATTGCACCTACCTATGATGCCAAATGGAAGCTTGAACGACTAATTGCCGAGCATTACCCTGAACTGTTCACCCCCCAGTATGTGCTCATCGCCTTTACCCGTATGCCCATTTCACAGGTCATCAGGAAGGCTGAAAATCAAAACCGCATGATCGAAAATATTCTGAAAGATGCTCACCCTGATATTTTCACCGATAGAAAAATCCTGGAGCAGTCATTGGAACAATATTTTGTAGAGGTAAGGCAGTAA